One part of the Parasphingorhabdus sp. SCSIO 66989 genome encodes these proteins:
- a CDS encoding peptide ABC transporter substrate-binding protein, with translation MRLLLLLTLVLAGCASEKGADTSRKAGSDTLVRLSDAEIRGLDPQKYSDLASLRVARDQFDGLTRYDGTGKAVAAIARGWTISEDGTLWRFTLRDDARFSDGTAITAPLFVALWDRLNADATASPHRELFRVIQGLETEDDTTVTITLAHPYPELPYLLAHPAMAALPMHEIDGKGDDWTAMRPMVTSGAYRLTEWRLNDAAILQANTAWYEADPAIKTVIWKPMDDKLAGMRLVLGGAADIAHSYPDNRHDWLEENHSEYLRSGDYLGSYYFAFNTRKPPFENADVRRALSMVVNRDFLAQTLLPFGNRPACGVVPPALLEEALGDCTGNPDSIGAATALLNQAGYDSDNPLRFAIRINSAREHSRVAVSLAAMWRELPVEPEILNSEATLHFASLRRSDFALARSGWIADLPTADNFLAVHRSNAGPSNYSGYANPAYDALLDRANASPSKTERAKLIAEADTMIAKDAPVLPLYFYRATALVSPRVKGWQDNSLNIHPSATLSLAE, from the coding sequence ATGCGCCTCCTTTTGCTGTTGACGCTAGTGCTGGCTGGTTGCGCGTCAGAAAAGGGCGCAGATACCAGCCGCAAGGCCGGTTCGGACACCCTCGTGCGCCTTTCCGATGCCGAGATTCGCGGGCTCGACCCGCAAAAATATTCCGACCTTGCGAGTCTGCGCGTTGCACGCGACCAGTTTGATGGCCTCACCCGATATGATGGCACAGGCAAGGCGGTCGCAGCGATTGCGCGTGGCTGGACGATCAGCGAGGATGGCACGCTCTGGCGCTTCACGCTGCGCGATGATGCCCGCTTTTCCGATGGCACCGCGATAACCGCGCCGCTTTTTGTTGCACTGTGGGACCGCCTGAATGCTGATGCGACTGCATCGCCGCATCGTGAGCTGTTTCGCGTGATCCAAGGCCTTGAGACCGAGGACGATACTACAGTCACCATCACCCTCGCCCACCCCTACCCCGAACTGCCCTATCTGCTCGCCCATCCCGCGATGGCGGCGCTGCCGATGCACGAGATCGACGGGAAAGGCGACGATTGGACCGCGATGCGTCCGATGGTCACCAGCGGCGCCTATCGCCTAACCGAGTGGCGGCTGAATGATGCCGCCATATTGCAGGCCAATACGGCCTGGTATGAGGCTGACCCGGCCATAAAGACCGTGATCTGGAAGCCGATGGATGACAAGCTCGCGGGCATGCGGCTGGTGCTGGGCGGCGCCGCCGATATTGCGCATAGCTATCCCGATAACCGCCATGACTGGTTGGAAGAGAACCATTCCGAATATCTGCGCAGCGGCGATTATCTCGGCAGCTATTATTTTGCTTTCAACACCCGCAAACCGCCTTTCGAGAATGCTGATGTCCGGCGCGCGCTGTCGATGGTTGTTAATCGGGATTTTCTGGCGCAGACTTTGCTGCCCTTTGGTAATCGGCCTGCTTGCGGCGTAGTGCCGCCAGCGCTGTTGGAAGAGGCTTTGGGCGACTGCACGGGAAATCCCGACAGCATCGGAGCCGCAACCGCTCTGCTCAATCAAGCAGGTTATGACAGCGACAACCCTCTACGCTTCGCCATCCGCATCAACTCCGCACGTGAGCATAGCCGGGTTGCGGTATCACTCGCAGCGATGTGGCGCGAACTGCCGGTAGAGCCAGAGATTCTTAACAGTGAGGCGACGCTCCATTTTGCCAGCCTGCGCCGCAGCGACTTTGCACTTGCCCGTTCAGGCTGGATCGCGGATCTGCCGACCGCCGATAATTTCCTCGCCGTGCATCGTTCCAATGCCGGGCCGAGCAACTATAGCGGCTATGCCAATCCAGCCTATGACGCATTGCTCGATCGCGCCAATGCCAGCCCCTCCAAAACAGAGCGCGCCAAACTGATTGCCGAAGCCGATACAATGATCGCCAAAGATGCGCCTGTCTTGCCGCTCTATTTTTATCGCGCTACCGCTCTGGTTTCACCGCGGGTAAAGGGATGGCAGGATAACAGCCTCAATATCCATCCCAGCGCCACCCTGTCTCTGGCCGAATAA
- a CDS encoding ABC transporter substrate-binding protein, with translation MTASISRLAWLSIAALMLALLAGCDNGNDGAITVSLIDPGDEAQQIGRKFLSPGARQLRMAQAQGLVRYDDEGQIVPGLAQRWVVTDDGLSYIFRLHKRDWSDGKTVTAQDVARGLNERIAIEKEGRFSAEMMKVRDVIARTRQVVEVRLDSPSPSFLTILALPEMGVRTDDQGTGPFALTAPENGNGDDEEATAAGPFWLDLSTAETEMLDEEDAAAKRRVFLTTDRAALAIQRFRNSQSDIVLGGRFQHLPLVNVSGIARSRLQLDPVAGLFGLEIVNHDGFLSDPVNREALAMAIDRSDLFSGLQLTDWTATTRLIPENITDYQPEVANRWSESSIAERRAIARVRVLIWEEANGPVQTLRVAMPEGPGARYLTERLRTDWRLIGIKIEAVAMDAEADLRLIDEVAPYGQAEWYLARLSCVHLPLCDEEADFVLQDARAAYDSAKRSAGIARAETLMTQHNGYIPLGLPLRWSLVRGDIPGYAPNATGLHPLWPLVLDPIS, from the coding sequence GTGACCGCTTCCATCTCTCGCTTGGCTTGGCTCTCCATTGCAGCCCTGATGCTCGCCTTGCTGGCCGGGTGCGACAATGGCAATGACGGCGCGATCACGGTCTCGCTGATCGACCCCGGCGATGAGGCGCAGCAGATTGGCCGCAAGTTCCTAAGCCCCGGTGCGCGCCAATTGCGCATGGCACAGGCGCAGGGGCTGGTGCGCTATGATGATGAGGGGCAGATTGTCCCCGGCCTTGCCCAGCGCTGGGTCGTCACCGATGACGGGCTGAGCTATATTTTCCGCCTGCACAAGCGCGACTGGTCGGACGGCAAGACGGTCACCGCTCAGGATGTCGCGCGCGGTCTGAATGAGCGGATTGCAATTGAAAAAGAGGGGCGTTTTTCGGCCGAAATGATGAAGGTGCGCGACGTAATCGCGCGGACCCGTCAGGTGGTCGAGGTGCGGCTCGATTCGCCCTCACCCAGTTTCCTGACCATTTTAGCGCTGCCCGAAATGGGCGTGCGCACCGATGACCAAGGCACCGGGCCCTTTGCCCTCACCGCGCCCGAAAATGGCAATGGGGACGACGAGGAAGCGACTGCGGCAGGGCCTTTCTGGCTCGACCTCTCCACGGCTGAAACAGAAATGCTGGATGAGGAAGACGCCGCTGCGAAACGCCGTGTCTTTCTCACCACGGATCGCGCCGCACTGGCGATACAACGTTTTCGCAACAGCCAGAGCGACATTGTCCTTGGCGGGCGTTTCCAGCATCTGCCTTTGGTCAATGTCTCGGGCATTGCACGCAGCCGGTTGCAGCTTGATCCCGTCGCCGGCCTGTTCGGGCTCGAGATTGTCAATCATGACGGGTTTCTCAGCGATCCGGTCAATCGCGAGGCGCTGGCCATGGCGATTGACCGCAGTGATCTCTTCTCTGGTTTGCAGCTAACCGACTGGACGGCGACAACCCGGCTGATCCCGGAGAACATCACCGATTATCAACCCGAAGTGGCCAACCGTTGGAGCGAAAGCAGCATCGCCGAACGCCGCGCCATTGCCCGTGTCCGGGTGCTGATATGGGAAGAGGCCAATGGCCCAGTGCAGACATTGCGGGTCGCCATGCCCGAAGGTCCGGGTGCGCGCTATCTGACCGAGCGCCTGCGCACTGACTGGCGGCTCATTGGCATCAAGATAGAAGCGGTTGCCATGGATGCAGAAGCCGATTTGCGCCTTATTGACGAGGTTGCGCCCTATGGTCAGGCAGAATGGTATCTCGCTCGCCTCTCCTGCGTGCATTTGCCGCTGTGCGATGAAGAGGCAGACTTTGTTCTGCAGGACGCACGCGCCGCCTATGACAGTGCCAAACGCTCCGCCGGAATAGCCCGTGCAGAGACGCTGATGACCCAGCATAATGGCTATATCCCGCTCGGCCTGCCGCTGCGCTGGTCGCTCGTGCGGGGCGATATTCCGGGCTATGCGCCCAATGCGACCGGGCTGCATCCCTTGTGGCCATTGGTGCTAGACCCCATATCCTAA
- a CDS encoding DUF4112 domain-containing protein: MMEQVLERSLVIPGTKTPIGLDSIIGLIPVVGDIITAAMGMYIVWEARNLGMSKFQMARMTGNVGIDLILGSVPMVGDLFDFFWRSNSKNLKIIRKHLDKHHPETRIIEG; the protein is encoded by the coding sequence ATGATGGAGCAGGTGCTGGAGCGCAGCCTTGTCATTCCCGGCACCAAGACACCGATTGGCCTTGATTCGATTATCGGCCTGATCCCCGTGGTCGGCGATATCATCACCGCCGCGATGGGCATGTATATCGTCTGGGAAGCACGCAATCTCGGCATGTCCAAATTCCAGATGGCGCGGATGACCGGCAATGTCGGTATTGACCTGATCCTGGGCTCTGTGCCGATGGTCGGCGATCTGTTCGACTTTTTCTGGCGCTCGAACAGCAAGAATCTGAAGATTATCCGCAAGCATCTCGACAAGCATCATCCCGAGACGCGGATTATTGAGGGCTAA
- the bchJ gene encoding bacteriochlorophyll 4-vinyl reductase, whose protein sequence is MHGARIGPNALTQLIEPIERRYGHDMVARLLEQSGIQRLPDMTGLIDEDPVIAMHHHMIRTLPDMADDISREAGARTGAYIIANRIPGFAQGLLRILPAALSARLLAKAIAKNAWTFAGSGKFAVQSWWPLVFTLEDNPFAKGLRTYAPACHWHAAVFETLFRELVSPHIRVTETTCCAAGDPRCTFVVRT, encoded by the coding sequence ATGCACGGCGCACGGATCGGCCCCAATGCCCTGACGCAGCTGATCGAACCGATAGAGCGGCGCTACGGCCATGACATGGTCGCAAGGTTGCTCGAGCAATCGGGCATACAGCGCCTGCCCGATATGACCGGGCTGATCGATGAAGACCCGGTGATTGCGATGCACCACCATATGATCCGCACGCTGCCGGATATGGCGGATGATATTTCGCGTGAGGCAGGCGCACGCACCGGGGCTTATATCATTGCCAACCGTATTCCTGGGTTTGCCCAAGGGTTGTTGCGTATCCTGCCCGCTGCCCTTTCGGCGCGGCTGCTGGCCAAGGCGATTGCCAAAAATGCCTGGACCTTTGCCGGATCGGGAAAGTTCGCGGTGCAAAGCTGGTGGCCGCTTGTGTTTACGCTCGAGGATAATCCCTTTGCCAAAGGCCTGCGCACCTATGCTCCTGCCTGCCATTGGCATGCGGCGGTATTTGAAACGCTGTTCCGTGAACTGGTCAGCCCGCATATCCGGGTGACAGAAACCACATGCTGCGCCGCTGGCGACCCGCGCTGCACCTTTGTGGTCAGGACTTGA
- the bchE gene encoding magnesium-protoporphyrin IX monomethyl ester anaerobic oxidative cyclase yields MRILFVHPNYHSGGAEIAGNWPPAWVAYLSGALKKHGFDDVHFIDAMTNDLDDEELRARIDEIQPDVVGVTAITPSIYAAENVLDIAREMAPQALRVLGGVHATFMYKQVLSEAPWVDVIVRGEGEEIIVNLMKALEEGRWPTDKHTIPGLAFVDGDKIIATRAASTVKDIDGLSPDWSLLEWDKYIYVPLGTRVAIPNMARGCPFTCSFCSQWKFWRDYRVRDPKKVADEIEDLVENHDVGFFILADEEPTINRKKFIQFCQELIDRGLNDKVKWGINTRVTDIMRDKELLPFYREAGLVHVSLGTEAAAQLKLDQFNKETKVEENKEAIRLLREADIFVEAQFIVGLDNETEKTLEETFQMAWDWQPDLANWSMYTPWPFTPLFQEIKDQVEVFDFSKYNFVTPIMKPDALTRGELLNGVMKNYRRFYMRKALFHYPWRGTGFRRRYLLGCLKAFLKAGVSRTFYDLGKAGYWGPQTKDKVHFDFDETRTVAEAQLDDWEATADRARKAAERREAVKAQTKARAVERNAEREQKRQADNIMACGGGTEQMVEDE; encoded by the coding sequence ATGCGAATTCTCTTTGTTCACCCGAATTATCACAGCGGCGGGGCGGAGATTGCGGGCAACTGGCCGCCGGCTTGGGTGGCCTATCTCTCCGGCGCGCTGAAAAAGCATGGGTTTGACGATGTCCATTTCATCGATGCGATGACCAATGATCTGGATGATGAAGAGTTGCGGGCGCGGATTGACGAGATTCAACCCGATGTCGTTGGAGTCACCGCGATTACGCCGTCCATCTATGCCGCTGAAAATGTGCTCGATATTGCCCGCGAAATGGCACCGCAGGCGCTGCGGGTGTTGGGCGGGGTGCACGCGACCTTTATGTATAAGCAGGTGCTCTCCGAAGCGCCTTGGGTCGATGTCATCGTCCGCGGAGAGGGTGAGGAGATTATCGTCAATCTGATGAAGGCGCTGGAGGAAGGCCGCTGGCCGACCGACAAGCACACCATCCCCGGCTTGGCCTTTGTTGATGGCGATAAGATCATCGCCACCCGCGCGGCTTCCACGGTGAAGGATATTGATGGCCTGTCACCCGATTGGTCGCTGCTTGAATGGGACAAATATATATATGTCCCGCTCGGCACCAGGGTGGCCATCCCCAATATGGCGCGCGGTTGCCCGTTCACCTGTTCCTTCTGCTCGCAATGGAAGTTCTGGCGCGATTATCGCGTGCGCGACCCGAAAAAGGTTGCTGACGAGATAGAGGATCTGGTCGAAAACCACGATGTCGGCTTCTTCATCCTCGCTGACGAAGAGCCGACGATCAACCGCAAGAAGTTTATCCAATTCTGTCAGGAGCTGATTGATCGCGGTCTGAATGACAAGGTGAAATGGGGTATCAACACCCGCGTCACCGACATTATGCGTGATAAGGAATTGCTGCCTTTCTATCGCGAGGCGGGGCTGGTGCATGTCTCGCTCGGCACCGAGGCGGCGGCGCAGCTGAAGCTCGACCAGTTCAACAAGGAAACCAAGGTCGAAGAGAACAAGGAAGCGATCCGGCTGTTGCGCGAAGCGGATATTTTTGTCGAGGCGCAGTTTATCGTTGGCCTTGATAATGAGACCGAGAAGACGCTGGAAGAAACCTTCCAGATGGCATGGGACTGGCAGCCTGATCTTGCCAACTGGTCGATGTACACTCCCTGGCCATTCACCCCACTGTTTCAGGAGATCAAGGATCAGGTCGAGGTGTTCGACTTCTCCAAATATAATTTCGTCACCCCGATCATGAAGCCCGATGCGCTGACCCGGGGCGAGCTGTTGAATGGCGTGATGAAGAATTATCGTCGCTTCTATATGCGCAAGGCGCTGTTCCACTATCCCTGGCGCGGCACGGGTTTCCGGCGGCGTTATCTGCTGGGATGTCTCAAAGCGTTCCTGAAAGCAGGGGTCAGCCGGACATTCTATGATCTCGGCAAGGCGGGCTATTGGGGGCCGCAGACCAAGGATAAGGTGCACTTCGACTTTGACGAGACGCGCACCGTCGCCGAGGCGCAACTGGATGACTGGGAAGCCACCGCCGACCGCGCGCGCAAGGCAGCGGAGCGGCGCGAGGCGGTAAAGGCTCAGACCAAGGCGCGGGCGGTCGAACGCAATGCCGAGCGCGAGCAGAAGCGGCAGGCGGACAATATCATGGCCTGTGGCGGCGGTACCGAGCAGATGGTTGAAGACGAGTAG
- a CDS encoding CDC48 family AAA ATPase, whose translation MNDSPADAAEASKDTVKLQVANARPEDSGRGLARISKENMQRLGITEGDVIAITGKRETASRAVLPYPEDEGLELVRIDGFQRANAGVGSGDFVHLAKAESKAAKRVVLAPAQKELRLQGSAEALKRSFAGRPMVAGDVVATNGQQQVNRGDMPPQLRQMLNTPAFALTQVRLVVVSTAPKGIVHIDAETEVELRPEYEEPKEARRADVTYDDIGGMVETIDQLREMVELPLRYPELFTRLGVDPPRGVLLHGPPGTGKTRLARAVANESDAEFFLINGPEIMGSAYGESEKKLREVFEAATKAAPSILFIDEIDSIAPKRERVQGEAEKRLVAQLLTLMDGLEARVNLVVIAATNRPDAIDEALRRPGRFDREIIVGVPDEAGRREIFAIHTRGMPLYEDVDLQELARTTYGFVGADIAALTREAAIEAVRRIMPEINLEEQTIPPEVLDNLCVSRKDFMEAIKRVQPSAMREVMVQAPDIGWGDIGGLDEAQAKLKEGIELPLKNPMAFHRIGIRPAKGFLLYGPPGTGKTLLAKAAAKESGANFIATKSSDLLSKWYGESEQQIARLFARARQVAPTVIFIDEIDSLVPVRGSSYGEPQVTERVVNTILAEMDGLEELQSVVLIGATNRPNLIDPALLRPGRFDELVYVTVPDKDGRRRILGIHTSKMPLAEDVDLSEIAEKAENFTGADLEDLVRRAGLFALRSNGLNEAVEGLQVTMENFRQALEASRSSVTPEMIEEYSKIESTLKQKAMQVDPIGFVSPGMLTPTKSKKHD comes from the coding sequence ATGAATGACAGCCCCGCCGATGCTGCTGAAGCCAGCAAGGATACCGTAAAGCTGCAGGTCGCCAATGCGCGGCCCGAAGATAGTGGCCGCGGTCTGGCGCGAATCAGCAAAGAAAATATGCAGCGTCTCGGCATCACCGAGGGCGATGTCATCGCTATCACCGGCAAGCGCGAGACCGCATCGCGCGCGGTTCTGCCCTATCCTGAAGATGAGGGGCTGGAGCTGGTGCGGATTGACGGCTTTCAGCGTGCCAATGCCGGAGTCGGTTCGGGCGATTTTGTCCATCTGGCCAAAGCCGAATCGAAGGCGGCGAAACGCGTTGTCCTCGCCCCGGCGCAGAAAGAATTGCGGTTGCAGGGGTCGGCAGAGGCGCTGAAGCGCAGCTTTGCCGGGCGACCGATGGTGGCAGGCGATGTTGTCGCCACCAATGGCCAGCAACAGGTCAATCGCGGCGATATGCCGCCGCAACTGCGTCAGATGCTGAATACGCCGGCTTTTGCGCTGACTCAGGTGCGGCTGGTGGTGGTGTCCACTGCGCCCAAGGGCATTGTCCATATCGATGCCGAGACCGAGGTCGAGCTGCGCCCCGAATATGAGGAACCCAAGGAGGCGCGCCGTGCCGATGTCACCTATGATGATATTGGCGGCATGGTCGAGACCATCGATCAGCTGCGCGAGATGGTCGAGCTGCCGCTGCGCTATCCTGAGCTCTTTACCCGCCTCGGCGTTGATCCGCCACGCGGCGTATTGCTGCACGGCCCTCCGGGAACCGGCAAGACGCGGCTGGCGCGGGCAGTCGCCAATGAGAGCGATGCCGAGTTTTTCCTGATCAACGGCCCGGAAATCATGGGCTCTGCCTATGGCGAATCGGAGAAAAAGCTGCGCGAGGTATTCGAGGCGGCGACCAAGGCGGCGCCATCGATCCTGTTTATCGATGAGATTGATTCGATAGCACCCAAGCGTGAGCGGGTGCAGGGCGAGGCGGAAAAGCGGCTTGTCGCTCAGCTTCTCACGCTGATGGACGGGCTGGAAGCGCGGGTAAATCTTGTGGTCATCGCCGCCACTAACCGGCCTGACGCGATTGACGAGGCGCTGCGCCGTCCGGGACGGTTTGATCGGGAAATCATTGTCGGCGTCCCCGATGAGGCTGGCCGCCGCGAGATTTTCGCCATTCATACCCGCGGTATGCCGCTTTACGAGGATGTTGACCTGCAGGAGCTGGCGCGCACCACCTATGGTTTTGTCGGTGCCGATATTGCCGCGCTCACCCGTGAGGCGGCGATTGAGGCAGTGCGCCGCATCATGCCCGAGATCAATCTGGAAGAGCAGACCATTCCGCCAGAAGTGCTCGATAATCTCTGCGTCAGCCGCAAGGATTTTATGGAAGCGATCAAACGCGTCCAGCCCTCGGCGATGCGCGAGGTAATGGTGCAGGCCCCGGATATTGGCTGGGGCGATATTGGCGGGCTGGATGAAGCGCAGGCCAAGCTGAAAGAAGGCATTGAACTGCCGCTGAAGAACCCGATGGCGTTTCACCGTATCGGCATCCGCCCGGCCAAAGGCTTTCTGCTCTATGGCCCACCAGGAACCGGCAAGACGCTGCTCGCCAAAGCGGCGGCGAAGGAATCGGGCGCGAACTTTATCGCCACCAAATCAAGCGATCTGCTTTCCAAATGGTATGGCGAAAGCGAGCAGCAAATTGCCCGCCTGTTCGCCCGCGCACGGCAAGTGGCACCAACGGTGATCTTTATCGACGAGATTGACAGCCTGGTCCCGGTGCGCGGCAGCAGCTATGGCGAACCACAGGTGACCGAGCGGGTGGTCAACACCATTCTCGCCGAGATGGACGGGCTAGAAGAACTGCAATCGGTGGTGCTGATCGGTGCGACCAACCGCCCGAATCTGATCGACCCGGCGCTGCTACGCCCCGGCCGTTTTGACGAGCTGGTCTATGTCACCGTCCCCGACAAGGATGGCCGCCGCCGCATTCTGGGCATCCACACCAGCAAAATGCCGCTGGCTGAGGATGTCGATCTCAGCGAAATTGCCGAAAAAGCCGAGAATTTTACCGGTGCTGATCTCGAAGACCTTGTCCGCCGTGCCGGCCTGTTCGCGCTGCGCTCCAACGGCCTGAATGAGGCGGTCGAGGGCCTGCAGGTGACGATGGAGAATTTCCGTCAGGCGCTCGAAGCCTCGCGCTCATCGGTAACGCCGGAAATGATCGAGGAATACTCCAAGATCGAAAGCACGCTGAAGCAAAAGGCGATGCAGGTTGATCCGATCGGCTTTGTCTCACCGGGCATGCTCACGCCGACGAAGAGCAAGAAGCATGATTAG
- a CDS encoding LysR substrate-binding domain-containing protein — protein MRRLPPLRSLEAFAQVARLGSAKAAAAELSLSPSALSRRIAALEDFMGKKLFKRQKQLLALNRDGEALYKSIGPALELLTDAVHANMDTSRTMRLRLGVLPLFGSQRLFPKLPELRRLYPLLHIDIDTSGHGEDRLGDSLDAAIVLTESIPEGLHAVQLDENYVYAIASTDLVKQLGDKPKSDVLSRQTFLIHNDMPESFSAWKAEIGMAELQPSAIDHFDSGPLMLEAAAQGLGIAIMHDNHLDRAHDPRLARLYTVEVKSPYSYWFVCRPAALETRAVRLFHDWLVKAGL, from the coding sequence ATGCGACGACTACCTCCCCTAAGATCACTCGAAGCCTTTGCCCAGGTGGCGCGACTCGGTTCGGCCAAAGCCGCAGCGGCTGAGCTGTCGCTGTCACCCTCGGCGTTGAGTCGCCGTATCGCCGCTTTGGAAGACTTTATGGGCAAGAAGCTGTTCAAGCGGCAAAAGCAGCTTTTGGCGCTGAATCGCGATGGTGAGGCGCTGTACAAGAGCATCGGTCCGGCACTGGAACTGCTCACCGATGCGGTGCATGCCAATATGGATACCAGCCGCACCATGCGTCTGCGGCTTGGGGTTTTACCGCTGTTCGGCAGCCAGCGGCTGTTCCCTAAATTACCCGAACTGCGGCGGCTCTACCCGCTGCTGCATATCGATATTGATACATCGGGCCATGGCGAGGATAGGCTGGGCGACAGCCTGGACGCGGCGATTGTACTCACCGAGTCGATTCCGGAAGGATTGCACGCGGTGCAACTGGACGAGAACTATGTCTATGCCATTGCCTCGACCGATCTGGTCAAGCAGCTGGGCGACAAGCCAAAATCAGATGTCCTGTCGCGGCAAACCTTCCTGATCCACAATGACATGCCCGAATCCTTCAGTGCATGGAAGGCAGAGATCGGCATGGCTGAGCTACAGCCGAGCGCCATCGACCATTTTGACAGCGGCCCGCTGATGCTCGAAGCCGCAGCGCAGGGGCTCGGCATCGCCATCATGCACGACAACCATCTCGACCGCGCCCATGATCCGCGACTGGCGCGGCTTTATACGGTCGAGGTGAAAAGCCCCTATAGCTACTGGTTCGTATGCCGCCCCGCCGCGCTGGAAACGCGGGCGGTAAGGTTGTTTCACGACTGGCTGGTCAAGGCGGGATTGTAA